In a genomic window of Lycium ferocissimum isolate CSIRO_LF1 chromosome 9, AGI_CSIRO_Lferr_CH_V1, whole genome shotgun sequence:
- the LOC132031027 gene encoding uncharacterized protein LOC132031027 → MCIFKFRPYEQLSNPQDFDDTELFDVIGQIVSYGDVQSVNQDGNVRMFMNVELQDYKSNNISATFWGDFVEQIKPHLIESNDKPVVVVMQLVRAHRFREQYSVRNTWHVSKLWINSDLPQILDFSSRIVSVCGESSQRITQISSQKTHSIEDELASGSVGVKTIEALIDSKHPGNFWIVATIVYIDLEHGWSYLACKMCAKKVEPEGNKFYCKKCGQVPSASHRFKLKLGVIDDTGTIILMMWDRDAAKMIGKSANDLKNVVSEVYYKLSIQNKTTNV, encoded by the exons ATGTGTATCTTCAAATTCAGACCCTATGAGCAGTTGTCTAATCCACAAGACTTTGACGACACCGAACTATTCG ATGTTATCGGCCAAATTGTGAGTTATGGGGACGTACAGTCTGTCAACCAAGATGGTAACGTCCGGATGTTCATGAACGTTGAGCTGCAGGATTATAA GAGCAACAACATATCTGCAACATTTTGGGGCGACTTTGTGGAACAGATCAAGCCACATTTGATTGAATCGAATGATAAGCCTGTTGTCGTCGTCATGCAGTTGGTTAGAGCACATCGATTTCGAG AACAATATTCAGTGAGGAACACTTGGCACGTTTCCAAGCTTTGGATCAATTCAGATCTTCCTCAAATTCTTGACTTTAGCTCCAG AATCGTCTCAGTGTGTGGAGAAAGCTCACAAAGAATTACTCAAATTTCGTCTCAAAAGACTCATTCTATTGAAGATGAATTAGCATCTGGAAGTGTTGGAGTTAAAACTATTGAGGCTTTGATTGACTCTAAGCAT CCGGGAAACTTCTGGATTGTAGCAACCATTGTATACATAGACCTAGAGCATGGATGGTCTTATTTAGCATGCAAAATGTGCGCAAAGAAGGTTGAGCCAGAGGGGAATAAGTTCTATTGTAAAAAATGCGGGCAAGTTCCATCTGCCAGCCATAG GTTCAAGCTAAAATTAGGAGTGATAGATGACACCGGTACaattattttgatgatgtgGGATAGGGATGCAGCAAAAATGATCGGAAAGTCAgcaaatgatttaaaaaatgttGTATCTGAGGTATACTACAAACTATCTATACAAAATAAGACCACCAACGTGTAA